In Phragmites australis chromosome 24, lpPhrAust1.1, whole genome shotgun sequence, the following are encoded in one genomic region:
- the LOC133907731 gene encoding small ribosomal subunit protein mS86 (rPPR1)-like — MASLLLRRRHALPRPHPRAAAARLLRAFSALPDVDPSATPTPNPAAPASSTRASVLDLQLAVRAETDPVRIHSLVASALSSHDQYPRLHTSRPLFSLAASRLARLRRPDLAASLLDLLLASAAPSPGLLARALSLFPGPDDALRAFSSSAPSARSDVSLSALLSALHRAGRLDDLKSTFASAEPSLGVAPGRASHNVLLHALVKNSEVTAARQMLDAMANKKLKHRPAPDIISYNTVLAGYTAQNDEEGFEKLLKEISASKLEPNVVTYNCRIQWFAKKGRTFKGEELLDVMESKEVEPNYLTYNALVQGYCKEGNVGAAMRVFKRMKVMKRREGRSDLGVSAHSQTYVVLFRSLVEKEKLDDALWICKSCFAMKAAPPFEAVKGLVEGLVKGGRSTEAKDVVAKMNYRVKGDAKLAWEKIVGELSLEEGAPSSNP; from the coding sequence AtggcctccctcctcctccgccgccgccacgcgcTTCCACGCCCACATCcacgcgcggccgccgcccgcCTCCTCCGCGCCTTCTCCGCGCTTCCCGACGTCGACCCCTCGGCGACTCCCACACCAAACCCCGCCGCGCCGGCCTCCTCCACCCGCGCCTCCGTGCTCGACCTCCAGCTCGCCGTCCGCGCCGAGACCGACCCGGTCCGCATCCACTCCCTCGTCGCTTCCGCGCTCTCCAGCCACGACCAGTACCCGCGCCTCCACACCTCGCGCCCGCTCTTCTCCCTCGCCGCCTCCCGCCTcgcgcgcctccgccgcccgGACCTCGCCGCCTCGctcctcgacctcctcctcgcctctgCCGCGCCCTCCCCGGGCCTCCTCGCGCGCGCGCTCTCCCTCTTCCCGGGTCCCGACGACGCGCTccgcgccttctcctcctccgcgcCCTCCGCCCGCTCCGACGTCTCCCTCTCCGCCCTCCTGTCCGCGCTCCACCGCGCCGGCCGCCTCGACGATCTCAAATCCACCTTCGCCTCCGCGGAGCCCTCGCTCGGCGTCGCGCCTGGCCGCGCCTCCCACAATGTGCTCCTCCACGCGCTGGTCAAGAACTCCGAGGTCACTGCCGCCCGCCAGATGCTCGACGCAATGGCCAACAAGAAGTTGAAGCACCGACCTGCCCCAGACATCATATCCTACAACACCGTCCTCGCCGGGTACACAGCGCAGAATGACGAGGAGGGGTTTGAGAAGCTTCTGAAGGAGATCAGTGCGAGCAAGCTGGAACCAAATGTTGTCACTTACAACTGCCGGATACAGTGGTTTGCCAAGAAAGGCAGGACCTTCAAGGGGGAGGAGCTGCTTGATGTGATGGagtcaaaggaggtggagccgaattACCTTACCTACAATGCTCTCGTGCAAGGTTACTGCAAGGAGGGGAATGTCGGGGCAGCGATGCGGGTGTTCAAGAGGATGAAGGTGATGAAGAGGCGGGAGGGGAGGAGCGACTTGGGTGTGTCAGCGCATTCACAGACGTATGTGGTGCTGTTTAGGAGCTTGGTGGAGAAAGAGAAGCTTGATGACGCGCTTTGGATTTGTAAGAGCTGCTTTGCAATGAAGGCAGCACCACCTTTTGAGGCCGTTAAGGGTTTGGTTGAGGGATTGGTGAAGGGGGGGAGGTCTACAGAGGCGAAGGATGTTGTTGCTAAGATGAACTATCGTGTTAAAGGTGATGCTAAACTTGCTTGGGAGAAGATTGTTGGTGAATTATCTCTTGAAGAGGGAGCACCAAGTTCGAATCCATGA
- the LOC133907732 gene encoding type III polyketide synthase A-like, which translates to MSSLGLSSVSRGVNGKSQSSRGKAMLLALGKGLPEQVLPQEKVVESYLQDSSCDDPATKAKLERLCKTTTVRTRYTVMSKELLDEHPELKTEGTPTLTSRLDICNAAVLDLGAAAARAALDEWGRPAADITHLVYISSSELRLPGGDLHLAARLGLSPNTVRTSLLFLGCSGGAAALRTAKDIAENNPGSRVLITAAETTVLGFRPPSYDRPYDLVGAALFGDGAAAAIIGAGPITPEENPFLELEFSTQEFLPGTDKVIDGKISEEGINFKLGRDLPEKIESRIEGFCKTLMDQVGVNEFNDMFWAVHPGGPAILNRLEFCLELQPEKLKISRKALMNYGNVSSNTVFYVLEYLRDELKKGAISEEWGLILAFGPGITFEGLLVRGIN; encoded by the exons ATGTCTAGCCTTGGACTCAGCAGCGTCAGTAGGGGTGTCAACGGCAAAAGCCAGAGCTCCAGGGGCAAGGCCATGCTGCTCGCCCTAGGCAAGGGTCTCCCTGAACAAGTTCTACCTCAAGAGAAGGTTGTCGAGAGCTACCTCCAAGACAGCAGCTGTGACGATCCCGCCACAAAGGCAAAGCTTGAACGCCTTT GCAAGACCACCACAGTGAGGACAAGGTACACTGTTATGTCCAAGGAGCTCCTGGATGAGCACCCAGAGCTGAAGACGGAAGGCACTCCAACATTGACATCACGTCTCGACATCTGCAACGCTGCAGTGCTCGACCTTGGTGCTGCTGCAGCCCGTGCTGCCCTTGATGAATGGGGCCGTCCTGCTGCTGATATTACCCACCTTGTCTACATCTCATCCAGTGAGCTTCGTCTCCCAGGGGGCGACCTTCACCTGGCAGCTCGTCTTGGTCTTAGTCCAAACACCGTGCGCACTTCCCTTCTCTTCCTTGGCTGCTCTGGTGGTGCCGCTGCCCTCCGCACTGCCAAGGACATTGCTGAGAACAACCCAGGGAGCCGTGTCCTTATAACAGCCGCTGAGACCACTGTGCTAGGATTCCGGCCACCAAGTTATGACCGTCCTTATGACCTTGTTGGTGCTGCCCTGTTTGGAGATGGTGCAGCAGCTGCAATTATTGGAGCAGGCCCCATCACACCAGAGGAGAATCCCTTCTTGGAGCTTGAGTTCTCAACACAGGAGTTCCTACCAGGGACTGATAAGGTTATTGATGGCAAGATCTCAGAGGAAGGAATTAATTTCAAACTGGGACGTGATTTGCCAGAGAAGATTGAAAGTCGCATAGAAGGGTTCTGCAAGACACTCATGGACCAGGTTGGGGTAAACGAGTTCAATGATATGTTTTGGGCTGTGCATCCTGGTGGACCAGCAATATTGAACAGGCTAGAGTTCTGCCTAGAACTCCAGCCAGAGAAACTCAAGATTAGTAGAAAGGCCTTGATGAACTATGGGAATGTGAGCAGCAACACAGTCTTCTATGTGTTGGAGTACTTGAGGGATGAGTTGAAGAAAGGGGCAATAAGTGAAGAGTGGGGGTTGATCTTGGCTTTTGGCCCAGGCATCACATTTGAAGGACTGCTAGTTCGAGGCATTAACTGA
- the LOC133907971 gene encoding uncharacterized protein LOC133907971 isoform X2 has protein sequence MERRLSAASRRSAPSPIQQLSHLAQRVGAVNLAEGFPDFPAPAHVKAAAAAAIAADLNQYRHVQGICDILAKTMKRDHGLYVDPLTDFVICCGQSEAFAAAIFAIIDQGDEVLLFDPAYETYETCIELARGVPVYVPLDPPSWTLNEDKFLKSFTSQTKAVILNSPHNPTGKVFSKEELLIIAQACQKMDCFAITDEVYEYITYDENKHISLASLPGMQERTIFTSSLSKTYSVTGWRIGWACAAASIASAIRNIHVKLTDSAPAPFQEAALIALTSTPDYYTSLKKIDFVTNLINDAGVAAVPGRGFFHGSCDGESYHHRYVRFAFCKGDDTLKAAALRMRNVVCWQTRISTAPTSH, from the exons ATGGAGCGGAGGCTGTCGGCGGCGTCGAGGCGGTCGGCGCCGTCGCCCATCCAGCAGCTGTCCCACCTGGCGCAGCGCGTCGGCGCCGTCAACCTCGCCGAGGGCTTTCCGGACTTCCCCGCGCCCGCCCACGtcaaggccgccgccgccgccgccatcgccgccgaccTCAACCAGTACAG GCATGTGCAGGGGATCTGCGACATCCTCGCCAAGACGATGAAACGGGACCACGGCCTCTACGTCGACCCTCTCACGGACTTCGTGATCTGCTGCGGCCAATCTGAAGCGTTTGCCGCGGCTATCTTTgcaa TCATAGACCAAGGGGATGAAGTCTTGCTGTTCGACCCTGCTTATGAAACGTATGAGACATGCATTGAATTGGCCCGAGGTGTCCCt GTGTATGTTCCATTGGATCCACCTTCTTGGACTCTGAACGAAGATAAATTCTTGAAATCTTTTACGAGTCAGACAAAGGCAGTGATCTTGAACAG CCCACACAATCCAACAGGGAAGGTCTTCAGCAAGGAGGAGTTGCTTATTATCGCTCAAGCTTGTCAGAAAATGGACTGCTTTGCGATAACTGATGAG GTTTATGAGTATATTACTTACGATGAGAACAAGCATATCTCACTGGCTTCTCTTCCAGGGATGCAAGAGAGGACCATCTTCACATCCTCACTGTCAAAAACTTACAGTGTAACTG GTTGGAGAATCGGATGGGCTTGTGCGGCAGCAAGCATTGCCTCAGCAATAAGAAATATCCATGTCAAACTAACAGATTCAGCTCCTGCGCCATTCCAAGAAGCTGCTTTGATTGCGTTAACAAGCACACCAGACTACTATACATCCCTGAAAAAA ATAGATTTTGTGACGAACTTGATCAACGATGCTGGTGTGGCGGCCGTGCCCGGCCGCGGGTTCTTCCACGGAAGTTGTGACGGTGAAAGCTACCATCACCGGTACGTCAGGTTCGCCTTTTGCAAGGGCGATGACACCCTGAAGGCTGCTGCCCTGAGGATGAGGAATGTGGTTTGCTGGCAGACACGAATATCAACTGCACCCACCTCTCACTAA
- the LOC133907971 gene encoding uncharacterized protein LOC133907971 isoform X1: MERRLSAASRRSAPSPIQQLSHLAQRVGAVNLAEGFPDFPAPAHVKAAAAAAIAADLNQYRHVQGICDILAKTMKRDHGLYVDPLTDFVICCGQSEAFAAAIFAIIDQGDEVLLFDPAYETYETCIELARGVPVYVPLDPPSWTLNEDKFLKSFTSQTKAVILNSPHNPTGKVFSKEELLIIAQACQKMDCFAITDEVYEYITYDENKHISLASLPGMQERTIFTSSLSKTYSVTGWRIGWACAAASIASAIRNIHVKLTDSAPAPFQEAALIALTSTPDYYTSLKKDYEVRRDFILQLLKDFGLHISFKPQGSVFVFAELPRSWQLSDIDFVTNLINDAGVAAVPGRGFFHGSCDGESYHHRYVRFAFCKGDDTLKAAALRMRNVVCWQTRISTAPTSH, from the exons ATGGAGCGGAGGCTGTCGGCGGCGTCGAGGCGGTCGGCGCCGTCGCCCATCCAGCAGCTGTCCCACCTGGCGCAGCGCGTCGGCGCCGTCAACCTCGCCGAGGGCTTTCCGGACTTCCCCGCGCCCGCCCACGtcaaggccgccgccgccgccgccatcgccgccgaccTCAACCAGTACAG GCATGTGCAGGGGATCTGCGACATCCTCGCCAAGACGATGAAACGGGACCACGGCCTCTACGTCGACCCTCTCACGGACTTCGTGATCTGCTGCGGCCAATCTGAAGCGTTTGCCGCGGCTATCTTTgcaa TCATAGACCAAGGGGATGAAGTCTTGCTGTTCGACCCTGCTTATGAAACGTATGAGACATGCATTGAATTGGCCCGAGGTGTCCCt GTGTATGTTCCATTGGATCCACCTTCTTGGACTCTGAACGAAGATAAATTCTTGAAATCTTTTACGAGTCAGACAAAGGCAGTGATCTTGAACAG CCCACACAATCCAACAGGGAAGGTCTTCAGCAAGGAGGAGTTGCTTATTATCGCTCAAGCTTGTCAGAAAATGGACTGCTTTGCGATAACTGATGAG GTTTATGAGTATATTACTTACGATGAGAACAAGCATATCTCACTGGCTTCTCTTCCAGGGATGCAAGAGAGGACCATCTTCACATCCTCACTGTCAAAAACTTACAGTGTAACTG GTTGGAGAATCGGATGGGCTTGTGCGGCAGCAAGCATTGCCTCAGCAATAAGAAATATCCATGTCAAACTAACAGATTCAGCTCCTGCGCCATTCCAAGAAGCTGCTTTGATTGCGTTAACAAGCACACCAGACTACTATACATCCCTGAAAAAA GACTACGAAGTGAGAAGAGACTTTATCCTTCAGTTGCTGAAAGACTTTGGCTTACACATCAGCTTCAAGCCACAAGGTTCAGTCTTTGTATTTGCTGAGCTGCCTAGGTCTTGGCAACTTTCAGAC ATAGATTTTGTGACGAACTTGATCAACGATGCTGGTGTGGCGGCCGTGCCCGGCCGCGGGTTCTTCCACGGAAGTTGTGACGGTGAAAGCTACCATCACCGGTACGTCAGGTTCGCCTTTTGCAAGGGCGATGACACCCTGAAGGCTGCTGCCCTGAGGATGAGGAATGTGGTTTGCTGGCAGACACGAATATCAACTGCACCCACCTCTCACTAA
- the LOC133907910 gene encoding uncharacterized protein LOC133907910 — MAQRLLLLLAVAAASLLAADSRPCHTFHVAIPADPNNPSGDGAAHHRRVPQIATVITVFRVRRLGPHLPHYHRNHHHLHSIPANVQIRHPELPHLAAAEAAGPQERARNILVFVFGLLFGVACGALTAASVYLVWSVVAGATAASPYDELYGDEDDNEASDTESLKKVGYVIIQELEAHDGGKN, encoded by the coding sequence ATGGCCCAgcgcctcctccttctcctggccgtcgccgccgcgtccctcctcgccgccgactCGCGGCCGTGCCACACTTTCCACGTCGCCATCCCGGCCGACCCCAACAACCCCAGCGGTGACGGCGCCGCCCACCACCGCCGCGTCCCCCAAATCGCCACGGTGATCACCGTCTTCCGcgtccgccgcctcggcccgcacCTCCCCCACTACCACcgcaaccaccaccacctccactcCATCCCCGCCAACGTCCAGATCCGCCACCCCGAGCTCccccacctcgccgccgccgaggcaGCGGGGCCCCAGGAGCGCGCCAGGAACATCCTCGTGTTCGTCTTTGGTCTCCTCTTCGGCGTCGCCTGCGGCGCTCTCACCGCCGCTTCCGTGTACCTCGTCTGGTCCGTGGTTGCCGGCGCCACCGCGGCCTCCCCCTACGACGAGCTCTACGGTGACGAGGACGACAACGAGGCGTCCGACACTGAGAGCCTCAAGAAGGTCGGCTACGTCATCATCCAGGAGCTCGAGGCCCACGACGGCGGTAAGAACTag